From the genome of Halorussus caseinilyticus, one region includes:
- a CDS encoding archaellin/type IV pilin N-terminal domain-containing protein → MGFDTRAESDRGQVGIGTLVVFIAMVLVAAIAAGVLLETAGTLQNRAEQTGREATDQVSNRLTVVSSYGHVTDDVKNSAPKSSGDIMPNESVDTVELTVKLSPGSGPVNLSRATISWVGPENSTTLVHGKVASYAPGVVDRGEPGTFGVGGGGGGSQTDDQSHAHEVFNTHALDGGDGTVLTEQDDQIEIRVNAGLVEAGTRDPLTPPYSEPLPSGSEVTLRITTASGASTLHRLAVPVSLTEKSSVSL, encoded by the coding sequence ATGGGATTTGACACGCGGGCGGAGTCCGACAGGGGCCAAGTCGGTATCGGCACCCTCGTCGTCTTCATCGCCATGGTACTCGTCGCCGCGATAGCCGCGGGCGTCTTGCTGGAGACGGCCGGAACGTTACAGAACCGGGCCGAACAGACCGGTCGGGAGGCGACCGACCAAGTTTCGAACCGACTGACGGTGGTCAGTTCGTACGGCCACGTCACCGACGACGTGAAGAACTCGGCACCGAAGTCGAGCGGGGACATCATGCCGAACGAGAGCGTCGATACCGTGGAGTTGACTGTGAAACTCTCGCCGGGGTCCGGGCCGGTCAACCTCTCGCGGGCGACCATCTCGTGGGTCGGTCCGGAGAACTCGACCACGCTCGTCCACGGGAAAGTCGCGTCCTACGCGCCGGGCGTCGTGGACCGCGGCGAACCGGGGACGTTCGGCGTCGGTGGCGGCGGTGGCGGTAGTCAGACCGACGACCAGAGCCACGCTCACGAGGTGTTCAACACCCACGCACTCGACGGCGGCGACGGCACCGTCCTCACCGAGCAAGACGACCAAATCGAGATACGCGTCAACGCCGGACTCGTCGAGGCGGGCACCCGCGACCCGCTCACGCCGCCGTACTCCGAACCCCTCCCGTCGGGTTCGGAAGTGACGCTCCGCATCACCACCGCGTCGGGCGCGAGTACACTCCACCGCCTCGCCGTCCCGGTGTCGCTGACCGAGAAGTCGTCGGTCTCGCTCTGA
- a CDS encoding FAD-binding and (Fe-S)-binding domain-containing protein, translated as MATHDAGDPARDPRADYDYRSDEVARTGLVSDLQSLVDGDVRFDSYSRQLYATDASAYEVTPIGVVFPTDTGDVAAVMDYCADREIPVLPRGGGTSLAGQAVNEAVVLDFTRHMDSVLEVSPDAETPTARAQPGAVLAELNDELAPHGLKFAPDPAWGDKSALGGAIGNNSTGSHSLKYGKTDAYVEEVEVVLADGTVTTFGEVELAELRERADSDGDLEARIYAEVARILDEETETIAEAYPQLKRNVSGYNLDRLVDETREAQRASNASGETASEDGAVNLARLLAGSEGTLAIVTEATVGLEPVPETKSMALFAYDDLLDAMEDVAPILDHDPSAVEVLDDVLIDLARDTEEFADVVGMLPEGTDSVLLVEFYAESDEEGRQKVATLREDREGELAFAGMEAHDEAERARFWKLRKSGLPILLSRTSDEKHISFIEDAAVPPENLPEYVADFRRVLEDNDTFASFYAHAGPGCLHIRPLVNTKSPAGVNQMENIADRATDLVVEYGGSVSGEHGDGRARTQWNRKLYGEEVWQVFRDLKSAFDPDWLLNPGNVCGDHGMTENLRFDPDYEFSAGFAPELQWENENGFQGMVELCHGCGGCRGGQVTTGGVMCPTYRAADEEVTSTRGRANMLRQAMSGELPEGEQFDVEFMAEVMDLCIGCKGCARDCPSEVDMAKLKAEVEHEYHQRHGSDLRERLFANVAALSSVGSALAPLSNWASKVPGARGLLERTLGIASERSLPTFHRETLEDWFESRGGARIPESEAIRKVALFPDAYTNYNHPDAGKAAVRVLEAAGVRVEIPDGVTDSGRPAHSKGFLDASRERAQTNVSALSARVRDGWDVVVVEPSDAVMIQSDYLDLLGERGPESSRSGEQYAEPRTADPEERLDDSGEEIGTAAERVAANTYGICEYLDIFEFDLSFDAPDETLTYHGHCHQKSTKKDTYAASVLRDAGYEVDALDSGCCGMAGSFGYEAEHYSMSRKIGEILFEQVESSDGDAVVAPGASCRAQLGDREGTDGEPPHPIEKVETALR; from the coding sequence ATGGCTACGCACGACGCGGGAGACCCCGCCCGCGACCCCCGCGCGGACTACGACTACCGGTCCGACGAGGTCGCACGCACGGGGTTGGTGTCGGACCTGCAGTCGCTCGTGGACGGCGACGTGCGCTTCGACAGCTACTCTCGACAGCTCTACGCGACCGACGCCAGCGCCTACGAGGTGACGCCAATCGGCGTCGTCTTCCCCACCGACACCGGCGACGTGGCGGCGGTGATGGACTACTGCGCCGACCGGGAGATTCCGGTCCTCCCCCGCGGCGGCGGGACGAGCCTCGCGGGACAGGCCGTCAACGAGGCGGTGGTTCTCGACTTCACGCGACACATGGATTCTGTCCTCGAAGTCTCGCCCGACGCCGAGACGCCGACCGCCCGCGCTCAACCCGGCGCGGTGCTGGCGGAGTTGAACGACGAACTCGCGCCCCACGGTCTGAAGTTCGCTCCCGACCCCGCGTGGGGCGACAAGTCGGCGCTCGGCGGCGCAATCGGCAACAACTCGACCGGAAGCCACTCGCTGAAGTACGGCAAGACCGACGCCTACGTCGAAGAAGTCGAGGTCGTCCTCGCCGACGGCACCGTCACCACTTTCGGCGAGGTCGAACTCGCAGAACTCCGCGAGCGCGCCGACTCCGACGGGGACCTCGAAGCCCGTATCTACGCCGAAGTCGCCCGGATTCTCGACGAGGAGACCGAGACCATCGCGGAGGCGTATCCCCAACTCAAGCGGAACGTCTCGGGGTACAACCTCGACCGGCTCGTGGACGAGACGCGCGAGGCGCAACGCGCCTCGAATGCGAGCGGTGAAACCGCGAGCGAGGATGGCGCGGTCAACCTCGCGCGCCTGCTCGCCGGGAGCGAGGGGACGCTGGCAATCGTGACCGAGGCGACGGTCGGACTCGAACCCGTCCCCGAAACCAAGTCGATGGCGCTGTTCGCCTACGACGACCTGCTCGACGCGATGGAGGACGTGGCCCCCATCCTCGACCACGACCCCTCGGCGGTCGAAGTGCTGGACGACGTTCTTATCGACCTCGCACGCGACACCGAGGAGTTCGCCGACGTGGTGGGGATGCTTCCCGAGGGCACCGACTCGGTCCTGCTCGTGGAGTTCTACGCCGAGAGCGACGAGGAAGGCCGCCAGAAGGTCGCGACCCTGCGCGAGGACCGCGAGGGCGAACTCGCCTTCGCCGGGATGGAGGCCCACGACGAGGCCGAACGCGCCCGGTTCTGGAAGCTCCGGAAGTCCGGGCTTCCCATCCTGCTCTCGCGCACCTCCGACGAAAAGCACATCTCGTTCATCGAGGACGCCGCGGTGCCCCCCGAGAACCTGCCCGAGTACGTCGCCGACTTCCGGCGAGTCCTCGAAGACAACGACACCTTCGCCAGTTTCTACGCCCACGCCGGGCCGGGGTGTCTCCACATCCGACCGCTCGTGAACACCAAGTCCCCCGCGGGCGTCAACCAGATGGAGAACATCGCGGACCGAGCCACCGACCTCGTGGTCGAGTACGGCGGGTCGGTCTCGGGCGAACACGGCGACGGCCGCGCCCGGACCCAGTGGAACCGGAAACTCTACGGCGAGGAAGTCTGGCAGGTGTTCCGCGACCTCAAATCGGCCTTCGACCCCGACTGGTTGCTGAATCCGGGCAACGTCTGTGGCGACCACGGGATGACCGAGAACCTGCGGTTCGACCCCGACTACGAGTTCTCGGCCGGGTTCGCGCCCGAACTCCAGTGGGAGAACGAGAACGGCTTTCAGGGGATGGTCGAACTCTGTCACGGGTGCGGAGGATGTCGCGGCGGGCAGGTGACGACCGGCGGCGTGATGTGTCCGACCTACCGGGCCGCGGACGAGGAAGTCACGAGTACCAGAGGCCGGGCCAACATGCTCCGTCAGGCGATGAGCGGAGAACTCCCGGAGGGCGAGCAGTTCGACGTGGAGTTTATGGCCGAGGTGATGGACCTCTGCATCGGGTGCAAGGGGTGCGCCCGCGACTGCCCGAGCGAGGTTGACATGGCCAAACTCAAGGCCGAAGTCGAACACGAGTACCACCAGCGCCACGGGTCGGACCTGCGCGAGCGACTCTTCGCCAACGTCGCCGCCCTCTCTTCGGTCGGGAGCGCGCTGGCACCCCTCTCGAACTGGGCCAGCAAGGTTCCCGGCGCGCGAGGCCTGCTGGAGCGCACTCTCGGCATCGCCAGCGAGCGCAGTCTCCCGACCTTCCACCGAGAGACCCTCGAAGACTGGTTCGAGTCGCGCGGCGGTGCCCGGATTCCGGAGTCGGAAGCCATCCGGAAGGTCGCGCTGTTCCCCGACGCCTACACCAACTACAACCACCCCGACGCCGGGAAAGCCGCGGTCCGGGTCCTCGAAGCGGCGGGCGTCCGCGTCGAGATTCCCGACGGCGTGACCGACAGCGGACGCCCCGCCCACTCGAAGGGCTTCCTCGACGCCTCGCGCGAACGCGCGCAGACGAACGTGTCCGCGCTCTCGGCGCGCGTCCGCGACGGGTGGGACGTGGTAGTCGTCGAACCCTCCGACGCCGTGATGATTCAGTCGGACTACCTCGACTTGCTCGGCGAGCGAGGCCCCGAGTCGAGTCGCTCGGGCGAGCAGTACGCCGAACCCCGGACCGCCGACCCGGAGGAGCGACTGGACGACTCCGGGGAGGAAATCGGAACCGCGGCCGAACGGGTCGCCGCGAACACCTACGGAATCTGCGAGTATCTGGACATCTTCGAGTTCGACCTCTCGTTCGACGCGCCCGACGAGACGCTGACCTACCACGGCCACTGCCACCAGAAGTCGACCAAGAAGGACACCTACGCCGCCAGCGTCCTCCGGGACGCTGGCTACGAAGTGGACGCACTCGACTCGGGGTGTTGCGGGATGGCCGGGAGTTTCGGCTACGAGGCCGAACACTACTCGATGAGTCGGAAAATCGGTGAGATTCTGTTCGAGCAGGTCGAATCGAGCGACGGCGACGCCGTGGTCGCGCCGGGCGCGTCCTGTCGGGCGCAACTCGGCGACAGAGAGGGGACCGATGGCGAACCGCCCCACCCAATCGAGAAGGTCGAAACCGCGCTCCGGTAG